The following coding sequences lie in one Gadus macrocephalus chromosome 1, ASM3116895v1 genomic window:
- the kansl2 gene encoding KAT8 regulatory NSL complex subunit 2 isoform X2, with the protein MNRIRIHVLPSSRGRVSQPPRPQEPMTCAFTQRPCSQPRLDGLEFCIKHVLEDKGAPYKQCSYVSTKNGKRCPGAAPKVEKKDGVSFCAEHARRNAMALRAQLRKSSSGPSPEALLAQLSGYSRSDGLEGGRSLEDGRSEASRILDEDSLSEEEPVPLVLDQTWRGDPDSEADSIDSDHEDPLKHAGVYTAEEVALITREKLIRLQSLYIDQFKRLQHLLKEKKRRYLHNRKVEHESIGSSLLTGPEGLSLKERDNLKKLKALRRYRRRYGTEALLHRQLRERRQAATEGAPQPYNTITVYEKCISFVEGTRCTNPSLPLTRHCVSHIHQDGSQVLFKLCPGVKEVPCNRTVHMGQSEEPRCPLHLTLPPPMYQPEQAPPPQVQLTPAARDMYLSAAELQPTESLPLEFSDDLDVEGDGMQGPPSPLQFDTALALEDQSIRAIAEAPMDILTEGGGLDATGPELSEGDMDAIIQDQVNALMGGVRGGQRRRH; encoded by the exons ATGAACAGGATAAGGATCCATGTGTTGCCGTCGAGCCGCGGGCGTGTGAGCCAGCCGCCCCGCCCCCAGGAGCCCATGACCTGCGCCTTCACCCAGAGGCCCTGCTCCCAGCCCCGGCTGGACGGCCTGGAGTTCTGCATCAAACATGTGCTGGAGGACAAGGGCGCCCCCTACAAGCAATGCAGCTACGTCTCCACAAAGAACGGCAAGCGCTGCCCCGGCGCCGCCCCGAAGGTGGAGAAGAAAGACGG aGTGTCGTTCTGCGCGGAGCACGCCCGGAGAAACGCCATGGCCCTCCGAGCTCAGCTCAGGAAGAGCTCTTCAGGGCCTTCCCCGGAGGCCCTGCTGGCCCAGCTCAGTGGGTACAGCCGCTCAGACGGCCTGGAGGGCGGCCGCAGCCTGGAGGACGGCCGCAGCGAGGCTAGCCGCATCCTGG ACGAGGACAGTCtgagcgaggaggagccggTGCCCTTGGTGCTGGACCAGACGTGGAGAGGAGACCCTGACAGTGAAGCAGACAGCATAGACAGTGATCATGAAGACCCTCTCAA ACACGCAGGGGTATACACGGCGGAGGAGGTGGCGCTGATCACACGGGAGAAGCTCATCCGGCTGCAGTCGCTCTACATCGACCAGTTCAAGCGCCTGCAGCACCTGCTTAAGGAGAAGAAAAGACGGTACCTGCACAACCGCAAGGTGGAGCACGAGTCCATAG GGAGCAGCCTGCTCACCGGCCCCGAGGGCCTGTCCCTGAAGGAGCGGGACAACCTGAAGAAGCTGAAGGCGCTGCGCCGCTACCGCCGGCGCTACGGGACGGAGGCGCTGCTGCACCGGCAGCTGAGGGAGCGGAGGCAGGCCGCCACGGAGGGCGCCCCCCAG CCCTACAACACGATCACGGTGTACGAGAAGTGCATCTCCTTCGTGGAGGGGACCCGCTGTACCAATCCCAGCCTGCCTCTGACCCGGCACTGCGTTTCAC ACATCCATCAGGACGGCAGCCAGGTGCTCTTCAAGCTGTGTCCGGGCGTGAAGGAGGTCCCGTGCAACCGCACGGTGCACATGGGCCAGTCGGAGGAGCCGCGCTGCCCCCTCCACCTGACCCTCCCACCCCCCATGTACCAGCCCGAGCAGGCGCCGCCCCCGCAGGTGCAGCTCACCCCTGCGGCCAGAGACATGTACCTGAGTGCTGCCGAGCTCCAGCCCACGGAGAGCCTGCCCCTGGAGTTCAGTGAT gacCTGGATGTGGAAGGGGACGGGATGCAggggcccccctctcccctgcagTTTGACACAGCCCTGGCCCTGGAGGACCAGAGCATCAGGGCCATCGCCGAGGCGCCCATGGACATCCTGACGGAGGGCGGGGGCCTGGACGCCACGGGCCCAGAGCTGAGCGAGGGGGACATGGACGCCATCATCCAGGACCAAGTCAACGCGCTGATG GGCGGTGTCAGAGGAGGCCAGAGGAGACGACACTGA
- the kansl2 gene encoding KAT8 regulatory NSL complex subunit 2 isoform X1 — protein sequence MNRIRIHVLPSSRGRVSQPPRPQEPMTCAFTQRPCSQPRLDGLEFCIKHVLEDKGAPYKQCSYVSTKNGKRCPGAAPKVEKKDGVSFCAEHARRNAMALRAQLRKSSSGPSPEALLAQLSGYSRSDGLEGGRSLEDGRSEASRILDEDSLSEEEPVPLVLDQTWRGDPDSEADSIDSDHEDPLKHAGVYTAEEVALITREKLIRLQSLYIDQFKRLQHLLKEKKRRYLHNRKVEHESIGSSLLTGPEGLSLKERDNLKKLKALRRYRRRYGTEALLHRQLRERRQAATEGAPQPYNTITVYEKCISFVEGTRCTNPSLPLTRHCVSHIHQDGSQVLFKLCPGVKEVPCNRTVHMGQSEEPRCPLHLTLPPPMYQPEQAPPPQVQLTPAARDMYLSAAELQPTESLPLEFSDDLDVEGDGMQGPPSPLQFDTALALEDQSIRAIAEAPMDILTEGGGLDATGPELSEGDMDAIIQDQVNALMGTYLSSALSTVFVTDPYIYL from the exons ATGAACAGGATAAGGATCCATGTGTTGCCGTCGAGCCGCGGGCGTGTGAGCCAGCCGCCCCGCCCCCAGGAGCCCATGACCTGCGCCTTCACCCAGAGGCCCTGCTCCCAGCCCCGGCTGGACGGCCTGGAGTTCTGCATCAAACATGTGCTGGAGGACAAGGGCGCCCCCTACAAGCAATGCAGCTACGTCTCCACAAAGAACGGCAAGCGCTGCCCCGGCGCCGCCCCGAAGGTGGAGAAGAAAGACGG aGTGTCGTTCTGCGCGGAGCACGCCCGGAGAAACGCCATGGCCCTCCGAGCTCAGCTCAGGAAGAGCTCTTCAGGGCCTTCCCCGGAGGCCCTGCTGGCCCAGCTCAGTGGGTACAGCCGCTCAGACGGCCTGGAGGGCGGCCGCAGCCTGGAGGACGGCCGCAGCGAGGCTAGCCGCATCCTGG ACGAGGACAGTCtgagcgaggaggagccggTGCCCTTGGTGCTGGACCAGACGTGGAGAGGAGACCCTGACAGTGAAGCAGACAGCATAGACAGTGATCATGAAGACCCTCTCAA ACACGCAGGGGTATACACGGCGGAGGAGGTGGCGCTGATCACACGGGAGAAGCTCATCCGGCTGCAGTCGCTCTACATCGACCAGTTCAAGCGCCTGCAGCACCTGCTTAAGGAGAAGAAAAGACGGTACCTGCACAACCGCAAGGTGGAGCACGAGTCCATAG GGAGCAGCCTGCTCACCGGCCCCGAGGGCCTGTCCCTGAAGGAGCGGGACAACCTGAAGAAGCTGAAGGCGCTGCGCCGCTACCGCCGGCGCTACGGGACGGAGGCGCTGCTGCACCGGCAGCTGAGGGAGCGGAGGCAGGCCGCCACGGAGGGCGCCCCCCAG CCCTACAACACGATCACGGTGTACGAGAAGTGCATCTCCTTCGTGGAGGGGACCCGCTGTACCAATCCCAGCCTGCCTCTGACCCGGCACTGCGTTTCAC ACATCCATCAGGACGGCAGCCAGGTGCTCTTCAAGCTGTGTCCGGGCGTGAAGGAGGTCCCGTGCAACCGCACGGTGCACATGGGCCAGTCGGAGGAGCCGCGCTGCCCCCTCCACCTGACCCTCCCACCCCCCATGTACCAGCCCGAGCAGGCGCCGCCCCCGCAGGTGCAGCTCACCCCTGCGGCCAGAGACATGTACCTGAGTGCTGCCGAGCTCCAGCCCACGGAGAGCCTGCCCCTGGAGTTCAGTGAT gacCTGGATGTGGAAGGGGACGGGATGCAggggcccccctctcccctgcagTTTGACACAGCCCTGGCCCTGGAGGACCAGAGCATCAGGGCCATCGCCGAGGCGCCCATGGACATCCTGACGGAGGGCGGGGGCCTGGACGCCACGGGCCCAGAGCTGAGCGAGGGGGACATGGACGCCATCATCCAGGACCAAGTCAACGCGCTGATGGGAACGTACCTTTCATCTGCACTATCCACCGTCTTTGTCACTGAtccatacatttatttatga